Proteins encoded in a region of the Triticum dicoccoides isolate Atlit2015 ecotype Zavitan chromosome 3A, WEW_v2.0, whole genome shotgun sequence genome:
- the LOC119269614 gene encoding ethanolamine-phosphate cytidylyltransferase-like, whose product MMMGLLAFENNQGLWNGGYYSQFFGIGGVMVTVAILWLSTGYFGGIGAPFAPYFWPYLGQVPKKKERQRPVRVYMDGCFDLMHYGHANALRQAKLLGDQLVVGVVSDEEIVANKGPPVLSMEERLTLVSGLKWVDEVIPNAPYEITEEFMNTLFSKYNIDYIIHGDDPCLLPDGTDAYALAKKAGRYKQIRRTEGVSSTDIVGRILQTFKHKEGVSENAGVESCDQMKTQLSNFLPTSRRIMQFSNGQAPSPGARVVYIDGAFDLFHAGHVEILRSARQLGDFLLVGVHDDQSIREKRGYPPIMHLHERTLGVLACRYVDEVIIGAPLEVSRDMITTFNISLVVHGTVVEGGSASEFDPYALPKSMGIFQVVTSPKTITSVSVATRIIDNHEAYKKRNLKKKASEDKYYTQKKFVYGD is encoded by the exons ATGATGATGGGTTTGCTGGCATTTGAGAACAACCAGGGGCTCTGGAATGGCGGATATTATTCACAGTTTTTTGGAATTGGAGGAGTTATGGTGACTGTTGCAATTCTTTGGTTATCTACGGGTTATTTTGGAGGAATTGGTGCTCCTTTTGCTCCATACTTTTGGCCATATTTAGGACAAGTCCCCAAGAAGAAGGAACGGCAAAGGCCCGTGAGAGTCTACATGGATGGATGCTTTGACCTCATGCACTATGGCCACGCAAACGCGTTGCGACAGGCCAAGTTGCTGGGAGATCAACTGGTAGTGGGCGTTGTCAGTGACGAGGAGATTGTGGCGAATAAGGGCCCGCCTGTGCTTTCGATGGAAGAGAG GTTGACGCTTGTTAGTGGATTAAAGTGGGTGGATGAAGTCATACCCAATGCACCCTATGAGATTACGGAGGAATTTATGAATACCCTCTTCAGTAAATACAACATTGATTACATTATACATGGAGATGACCCTTGTCTTCTACCTGATGGAACGGATGCTTATGCCTTAGCAAAGAAGGCTGGACGATACAAGCAAATCAGGCGTACTGAAGGTGTCTCAAGCACCGATATAGTCG GGAGAATATTGCAAACATTCAAGCATAAAGAGGGTGTTAGTGAGAATGCTGGAGTGGAATCATGCGATCAGATGAAAACCCAGCTATCCAATTTTCTTCCAACTTCCCGCCGGATAATGCAGTTTTCAAATGGGCAG GCTCCTTCACCAGGTGCTCGTGTTGTTTATATAGATGGTGCATTTGACCTTTTCCATGCTGGTCATGTTGAG ATCCTTAGAAGTGCTAGgcaacttggtgacttccttcttgTCGGTGTTCATGATGACCAGTCCATCAG GGAAAAAAGAGGCTATCCTCCTATCATGCACCTCCATGAGCGTACCCTTGGTGTACTTGCCTGTCGCTATGTTGACGAAGTTATAATAGGCGCACCATTGGAGGTTTCAAGGGATATG ATCACTACATTCAACATTTCATTGGTTGTGCATGGGACAGTAGTCGAGGGTGGTTCTGCT AGTGAATTTGATCCATACGCCCTTCCAAAGAGCATGGGTATTTTCCAAGTAGTCACAAGCCCCAAAACAATAACATCTGTTTCGGTCGCTACAAGAATAATTGATAACCACGAAGCGTACAAG AAAAGAAACTTGAAAAAGAAGGCGAGTGAAGACAAGTACTACACGCAAAAGAAATTTGTCTACGGAGACTAA